The genomic stretch CTTAGTCTTAGTTTAATATGAAattatgcttgatttcctcttacgccgtttatgctccgtttagctaaaccacgcctcttttttattgctcaaagagtaaacggagtgtaaacggcgtaagaggaaatcaagcattagtTTGAGCACAAGGAAAAATACAAGACCCGCGGAGGTCGAAACTTTCACTGCAGGTGATGAAActagaattaatttttttgtaaaaacacaattttagaaaatcaaaaagttaCAATGGAAAGAGTTGATTTTATTGTcatcttcaaaatatttactcaACGAAAGTGTCGATCAAAATCTATTTAGGAATCCGGTCATTGGGGGGTTGTTGCGTTCCCGGGTATCTTTGAGCGTATGGTACAAAATCGAATGTATTATCATAACTGGCACAAGTTGAGCTCTTATATCTGTGTATAGCCAAATCGGTTTCACCATTTTCTGCCGCAACAAAATCGGCTGCATAACCATAGGTATTGCAGATGTATTTTTTAAAGTCACGTGCAGCATCATGGGACCAACTGCAGGCCCCATTGAAGCATCGAGAAATGCAATATGCTCCGGACTCGGTTGGTACAGCGCAGGCCGAGGTATCTGGTCCTGCACAACCCTGCTGCCATGATCCGAAATCCGAACATCGATGATTATCGTAACCCAACGCCGTCTCGCTCGTAAGTATGACGAGAGTCGTCAAAATATACCAAATGCTAGCCATCTTGTAGAAGACAATGAAAAATTAGTCGACACGTTTATGTGAACCACTGGTGATGTCCACTCTACTCTTTAAGTagttaacaaatgaaaacaaaaacttccTCACCTTATAAATATACGCTGCAGTGGAACACGTTTTCGATTACGAATATTGGGGAAACAAGTGTCTTGGTtctcaatttaaaaacaaagtaTGATAATGAATACCAGTTTAACAGACGCACCTGAACAATTAAAAGTGACCTGCCTTTTGGCAAAGTTAAATGAACTGAAATGATTCGTGTCGTCGTCGTCATGAACCGATTGTAAAGGAGTTGCTTCAGTTGTTCTTAAATAACATTCGATAAGTGGCTGAAAATGGGAATCCATATGCATTGGAACATTTTATAAGTAGCgtaaaaatgacgaatttgGCCGAGAATTTGACtaatatttctaaaaattgttGACGGTCGCCATCAGAACATGCGAAGATCCGGTATGGATACAGTAAGCAATCATGTAAAACTACAACCATCAGAAGAagaatttctaaatttatttaaacctCCAAATAAGTTTAACAGCATAAACCGCATGAAAGTGTGGAGTCTTCTTCAACCAATGAAATCGATTTTCTGGACACCGGGGAAGAATGTATGAACATAAGTTACTACAGTATGGTGACATGTCCGAACTTCTACGAATAGGTACCTTACTTCAGATATTACCaagattttcatataaatctgAACACGTCTTCGTACTATGTACATacatacttaaaaaaaaactacttcTTTTCACTCATGATTCTTTCGTATATTCTTTGCTGCTTATCCCTAATTTCACCCCTTTTGCTTTTGGAGTGCGTACAGTAATCTCTGGTGAAATTCacagtgaaaattttgacaggtcTACCCATGTAATTTATACGGGTAGACTTGTCAAAATTCACTGGTTAAACTTAACGATCTCAGTATTTGTTTCCCTTcccttttaattttcattttgtcactgaatgttccgtttatttttacaaagaCAAACTTAGCAAATACTCCCATATTTAACTGTTGGCCctttgaagtagtagatctgCAACATATTTTTTGCCGTTACAttcttaaaaatcattttttaccatgaagtTATAAGCTTATTTCTTTGTTGCGCGAACGAGGATTTGGAAAGTCTATAGACTTATGACAATTGAGAAAGAAATGGATCAGTTATTTTACCTCGCCTTGGGACaatgtatttgaaaatatttgaaaagagTTTATAATTAAGAAGATACACTAGTAcactgaaattgtagcctacattagGGCGTTTCGAAATACAGTTTTTACAGTAGTTTTTTCACTGTACCCTCTTAAGTGGTCTTCGGacttctcgctctgatcataataTTCGACGATATCAACTTCAcgccaaaaaaattcttcaagtTGAGTTTTCACACTATAAGCTGTTATGATCAGGGCGTGAGTTCCGAAAACCAGttaagacgaatctacacatggctaaattgttgcctacatttccgggcaaaattattattattttgattataaTTTTGGATTCGtattctttttggaaaaagtacgaccatcgttcggtgttaaaatgtgttagatttcagttaaaatttaaatgtttgtggtgatgtaacctcaGTATTTCATTATTTCAGTATTAACTtaatatttcacgaaaattgacacatattttgagttttctcggaggTAGGTTACATCAccataaacatttaaatttttagtgaaaCCTAACACATATttacaccaaacgatggtcgtactttttccaaaaaggatacgagtccaaaattatcatcaaaataataataattttgcccggaaatgtaggcaacaatttagccatgtgtagattcgtcttaattataatttgccatggggtacttgtcattacatattttcatataaagtGACCCAAAGCAATTTAAAATACTGATCCAAATTATATTTCCTTCTCTCTCGTCACAACAGCCTATAGAGAATTataatgaaagagaaagaaatatttggataagtaccccaaggcaagttataataaactggcCTTAGGTCTTCTCACTCATACCataacatgttgaaagagaagcaaatactttgacaagcaCCCCACGGCAAGTTACAATTAAATAGTCTTCGgttctctcgctctgatcataacactctatatgtaatgagtgcgtttaaaaATGTGATGCCACCTTGAAACTTGACACAAAGTAGAAGACAACATGATCTacatttttgtgcatttgcaCTAAAATGAGTAGAGGTATCATCCATGTATAAGATGCTAGGTATGACAAAAGTTGTTCTTGTCGGATTTCATATGTTTTAGCGGAGAAACAAACTCATTTCTTGTAAATTTACACATCAAATGAGTACATTCGACGCATAAACAAGCGAGATCAACCAATTTGATGCCACCTGCCTTCGTGGGTCTGAAACTGTTCTTTAGAACCTTCTGTGTGTTCCGGCTTATGTGATTTGACAATAATTAAgtttccattccactcaacaaaaagtatttcgagagagagagagagagagagagagagctgtcaaataaacaaagcaaaaattgaaaagtacttcttgttgagtggaaaccgtACATAAGCATtagcaaggttctgaaagagcaggttaagacacttctgatatgatcacgaaggcggtgacacacaaattttgttaaatagatgttttttattgaacagacccattacagattgtttcttaacctgttctttcagaaactTGAGCATAAGTGCTTTATATTCATTGGTCATCATGGTAAAAATGGATTTGAAGGATTTGaatatgtcactaagtttTGTGGGTTTTTTGCAACAACTTCAGTTGGGTAATTTTAGACTGGAAATATACttcaccaaaaataattttaattcctTTCATTTACAAAGTAGAATCTGGTAcgatttttgcatttttacctAAACTTCTACTCCATCTACTACAATAATGTGTTACAATCTAGCGACATTTTGGCTATGTTTTCtacgaaatttataaaaaaaacatcgccGTGACTGTCAATGTTGCGCTGTatcttttcccaaaaatttcttcaaaaaagctgatgtaataataatttatgagactagaaattgtaaattattgaGTTTCTCAGTTAAATTAAGTAATTGCAGACCAACATTACGATGACTGAAGAAGAATCGGTAGGTCGAACAGCAATCGCAAGAGTAGCAAGTGAAATATTTGCTAAAATAAGTGCAGTGGCATGGTtcaagttctttttttttggttaggTTAAGAATGTCCGtgataatttgataaaaatcggTAAACTACGTAAATTCTCAATACCGTGCTAATGTTTTAAGACTTATTTTAAGCTAATGCATCGTTGATTTGGTCAATGAAAACAGTGTTTGtagaatttgttaaaatttcaaattaacaattttcgGATACGTGTCAAACAAACTAGTCACCGAGTTTCAAAAGACAAGACATACAAAACATAATAAACAATTTCGTCATTGTGATGCTCATCTAACTCATCGTTACTGTTTCAGATACTTGATCCTTCATTGGATgcgacgaagaagaaaaagaagaagaagaagcctTTCGATTTGGAAGAGGCTTTAGCCGAAGATACTAGTGATCAAAATGCCGAAAAGGAGGATGCCCGTAAAGAGGATGGTGGAAACAATTTCGACGACAATTTAGATTTAGAGAATTTcggcaaaaagaaaaagaagaagaagaagccaTTCAATGCAGATGAATTGGAGACTAATTTGCCCGCAGAAAGTGAAGAGCCATCCGAAGGTGGTGGCGGTAGCAATGAAGGAGCTGGTGAGGAAGGTGGCAATGCTGACGATGAAATAAATCTGGAAGTGGATttctcaaaaacaaaaaagaagaagaaaaagaagaaggacTTGGATGAATTGGTGGCGGAAAAATTGGAAGAGGAAATCCAGACCAATAAGGAAAATGGTAAGTACAGCACCGAGCAATTCAGGTCTGTCTAACGTTTAAGGTTgctataaatttttaatctttcATGTCTAGCTGAAGGACAAGGTATGGACTAATTCCAATTCATTAAACAAACTTTTTGCTAATTGGGGGAAgacaattttgtttgtcaatcaatctaaaaaaaattctatccgCACAGGGTTGTGGAAGtcataaatttgattgatttgaaTTTCAGCGCTTCCCTCGTTGGTTGCATTATGATTAGTCATTTCGCTTTAGGTTTTTCCACTTGTTTTTTATATGATCAGTGGCTCTTCGAACATCGAGACGctaaagtaattttttgagCGTCTGAATAACAAGACGGCATTTGTACCTTATTTAGccttaaattttaattttaatcttttcaGTTTAATGAGAGAAGTGAAGGTCATAATGTTACTCTATATTTGGCCTAGAAAGATTTacattcggtaaatttcgttgaagtGCACAATCTGCAACAGCTGATCTTTTATCAGCTGGTGTTTACGctatttttaatgataattgTGTATTTGCCGGTTTACTCACTCAAACTTGTGTGTGCGTGTGTGTGAGTGACTAAACTGGTGTAGTGCTAAATTGTAAACAATAGCATgaacaccagctggtgtaggATCAGCTGTTGCAGATTGTGCACTTCAATGAAGGTTCAAAATTTGTAATCGTTGAATGTCGTTTTCGCTTCAACTCCGAACTACACTTCACTTCAATATGTAGAAGAATTCAATGTACAGTGAACGatatctcaaatgtctcactgtcaaatttttctgagaattttatcattgcaaattcacaatgacattctctgaaataatgacagtgagacatttgagatgtcgttcactgtaattgCATTTGTTTCAGAAGGCTGGATAAAGTCTTGATTTGAGCACCAATCCAAGACATAAACAAATTATGATCCCGAAGCAcgttttattttgtcataaagCTAATCCAATTGCCAATCCGCAGCGGTGACAGTCAGTCAATTTCTACGCTAATATCCAAGTTAGGCTTGAACGCTTATATGAGTTAACTACCCCGATCCAGACGTTTAAATATCATGGGAGACATGAATTACGGACTAACCTTAAAAGATGTTACTGTTCTCAGCTTTTGAAATATTATTACAACAGCGACACTTCTACAAATAGACTAATCACTGCACgctttacaataatttttcctTGATTTCAGTCGAAGATAGCAGTACTTCCTGGTTCGGATCGGATCGCGATTACACCTACGACGAACTGTTAAAACGagttttcgaaataattttggaTAAGAATCCGGACATGGCCGCCGGACGTAAACCGAAATTTGTTATGCGTCCGCCACAGGTTCTACGTGTCGGCACCAAGAAAACATCGTTCGCCAATTTTACAGACATTTGCAAGACGTTGCACAGACAACCGAAGCATTTGTTGGACTTTTTATTAGCCGAATTGGGTACCAGTGGGTCTATGGATGGTAATCAACAGCTGATCATCAAGGGTCGTTTCCAACCGaaacaaatcgaaaatgtcCTGAGACGGTGAGTGATCTGCGTTTTGGGAATTGCATCTTACGGGATCGCTAACGTTTCGTTTTCGTGTATTTCAGATACATTAAAGAGTACGTCACCTGTCATACGTGCCGATCGCCCGAAACTGTTCTACA from Bradysia coprophila strain Holo2 unplaced genomic scaffold, BU_Bcop_v1 contig_138, whole genome shotgun sequence encodes the following:
- the LOC119073804 gene encoding eukaryotic translation initiation factor 2 subunit 2 isoform X1, producing MTEEESILDPSLDATKKKKKKKKPFDLEEALAEDTSDQNAEKEDARKEDGGNNFDDNLDLENFGKKKKKKKKPFNADELETNLPAESEEPSEGGGGSNEGAGEEGGNADDEINLEVDFSKTKKKKKKKKDLDELVAEKLEEEIQTNKENAEGQVEDSSTSWFGSDRDYTYDELLKRVFEIILDKNPDMAAGRKPKFVMRPPQVLRVGTKKTSFANFTDICKTLHRQPKHLLDFLLAELGTSGSMDGNQQLIIKGRFQPKQIENVLRRYIKEYVTCHTCRSPETVLQKDTRLFFLQCDSCGSRCSVASIKSGFQAVTSKRAAIRAKTA
- the LOC119073804 gene encoding eukaryotic translation initiation factor 2 subunit 2 isoform X2 translates to MTEEESILDPSLDATKKKKKKKKPFDLEEALAEDTSDQNAEKEDARKEDGGNNFDDNLDLENFGKKKKKKKKPFNADELETNLPAESEEPSEGGGGSNEGAGEEGGNADDEINLEVDFSKTKKKKKKKKDLDELVAEKLEEEIQTNKENVEDSSTSWFGSDRDYTYDELLKRVFEIILDKNPDMAAGRKPKFVMRPPQVLRVGTKKTSFANFTDICKTLHRQPKHLLDFLLAELGTSGSMDGNQQLIIKGRFQPKQIENVLRRYIKEYVTCHTCRSPETVLQKDTRLFFLQCDSCGSRCSVASIKSGFQAVTSKRAAIRAKTA